One Longimicrobium sp. genomic window, GATCGAGTCGGCGACTTCTTCCGCGAAGTTGGTGATCGATGGGTACCCGAGGTCCAAGCCGACCGCGACCGAGTCGCCTGACGCGAGAACGTAAACACCAACGTAGGCGGCGCCTGGCAAATAGGAATATCCACTTGGGAAGGTGACGACTCCGTGTGCGCGCAGTGGCCTGAACTCGTCGACGATCCGGAGGAATACGGCTCGCGTCCACCACAGGCTGCCGTGCCCCGCCTCTTCCCGCACAAACCGTTCAGCCGCCCGTGCTCCGAAGACGGATTGCGCCAGAATCTCGGCCAATATTGCGCTAAGCCCTCGGACGTCCGTGCTGAATCTTTCGCCGAGTTGCTGGGGTGTTAGTGCGGCCAAAGTCCCGCGATACAGCAAATCGATGATCTGAGCCCGTCCGCGGTTGCGGAGCATCACATTGCACGTGCCGAGATCGCCATGATTGATGTTAGCCGTGTGGATCGCTTGTAGCCCGGAACACAGGTCCCTGCCAATCCTCACTACTTGATGCCACAGAAGTGGAGACCCCTTCAGTCGAGCTTCCAACGTTGTGCCAGAGATCAGTTCCATGACGGCGCACTCCACCGTCTCGTCTGGATGATCCGGATGGTAAGCGTGCTCGACCGAATAAAATCGAACGACCGCTGGATGCGTTACCTGGGCCAGCGCGAACGCGTGGTCACGGACATTCGCGATGTCATGCATATCTTCATTGATGACCTTAGCTGCGACTTCTCGCCCAAACTGATCCTGGGCCCGCCACACCGTTCCAAATCCTCCGATGCCTACTTGCTCGATCAGCCTGATCACGAGGTTCTCCGAAGGGCTTCTAGTGCGGATACTTCGCGCCTGATCACCAGGCCCGAAGCGCAGATACGTTCACGTCAAAAACCCGATCCGCAGTTCCGCTGAGGTGCCACACCTCTCGCACAGTGCTGCAGCCGCAGTTACGGCCACTGCTCTGCCTCATCATACTCATCCGGCGCGTCTCGCTCGACGCCATCATCATCGGCGGCCAACTCTCGATGGCGGCGCTCCCTCGTGTACAACAGCCATCCCGCGGACGCGGCCTCATGGCTGTGCGGCGTTGTGTCTCCCGGGACGGAGCCAACCTCCTTGACGAGCACAGCCGAATCTGCGTCAAGGCGCCACATCCTCCCGCCATATTCAACTGCATATGCACCGCCATCAGCTGTAGGCTGAACGACGAGTGAGACGGGCGACGCGAATTCGGCACGAACCGCGCTGTCTCCCACCGCGTGCACGCGAACAGCGGAGGTGCCCGACATGTACCACATCCCTTCCGTCCGACCGCGTATGCGCCCCCGTTGATCAGCGGCACGACATCTTCCAGAGACGCGGTCTGAATTGATGCCGGTTCCCGCACTGCTGGTTTAGGCGGCGAAGGTTCATCCGACCTGCAGCCGATCGTGAGAACTATAAGCGGAAGTACGAGAAGCAGCCGGATATGCATAATCCAGGTCGGTCGGAGTAATCAGGTCGGGGAACGGAGACGTCGGCCGTCGTGCGAGGCTGAATGTAAACGCGGCGAACCTAAAGCGGATCGGCGTGCACCAACATCGGATCAGATAGCAGATCGCCTCGGCTACGCCGTACGCCCTCACCCGCAGGCGGGCCTCGCGCAGCGCGGGAGCGGCTCGAACGGCTAGACTATCGGCAGGGTCAGCGTGAACGTGCTCCCCTCGTCCAGGGCGCTTTCGACGGTGAGGTCGCCCGCCATGCGAATGGCAAGGTCGCGGCTGATGGCGAGTCCCAGCCCTGTTCCCTCGTGCGGGCGCGACAGGTCGCTGCGCACCTGCACGAAGGGATCGAAGATCGAGTCCAGCTTGTCCGCCGGAATGCCCATCCCCGTGTCGCGGATCCAGATGCGGGCGCGGTCGCCGTCGCTCGCGCACAGGATCTCGATCCGCCCGCCGGGATTGGTGAACTTCACTGCGTTGGATGCCAGGTTCACCAGGATCTGCCGCAGCTTCTCCGCATCGGCGCGCACGGCGAGGGTGGGCGGGGCGGCGGGGATGGAGAGCGCCAGTCCCTTGCTGCGCGCCTGCGGCCGCACCAGCAGCTCCGCCGCGGCAA contains:
- a CDS encoding protein kinase domain-containing protein, which gives rise to MIRLIEQVGIGGFGTVWRAQDQFGREVAAKVINEDMHDIANVRDHAFALAQVTHPAVVRFYSVEHAYHPDHPDETVECAVMELISGTTLEARLKGSPLLWHQVVRIGRDLCSGLQAIHTANINHGDLGTCNVMLRNRGRAQIIDLLYRGTLAALTPQQLGERFSTDVRGLSAILAEILAQSVFGARAAERFVREEAGHGSLWWTRAVFLRIVDEFRPLRAHGVVTFPSGYSYLPGAAYVGVYVLASGDSVAVGLDLGYPSITNFAEEVADSI